A single Sporosarcina sp. FSL W8-0480 DNA region contains:
- a CDS encoding peptidoglycan DD-metalloendopeptidase family protein: MQHDQKGENENLMKRRWFLVSIIAVFMFTTFVGGTEALASKLNDLKKEQKLNEIKKNDLQSDIKKKENEIKAIEKKIDDFMKQILSLNKEIEATNANMNKVIDNINQTNEEIDKLKESIADLEKKIEERDVVLRERVRAMQVKGSKVSYLDVLLGANSFADFIDRFSAVTTLMDADRDIMRRQQEDIDQLEVEKALVEKKLAELEESKAQLEKLKASLEAQKKEKNKLIDQLEAEQEKLSQEKKDLEEEYHDTIEIEAELEKAVIAEQKRIAELARQEEERRRKAAAAAAAKKPGSLPNVSSGFWTRPANGRVSSHFGWRVHPIFKTKRQHRGTDVANSVGTPVVSAADGVVSYAGQMGGYGNVIMVTHSSNGNIFTTVYAHLSKINVSVGQVVDKGSRIGALGNSGNSTGPHLHFEVHVGNWTASGPSAVNPLRYVSF, translated from the coding sequence TTGCAACATGACCAAAAGGGGGAAAATGAAAATTTGATGAAGCGCAGATGGTTTTTGGTAAGTATTATAGCAGTATTCATGTTTACAACGTTTGTCGGGGGAACAGAAGCCCTCGCAAGCAAATTAAATGATTTAAAGAAAGAACAAAAGCTGAATGAGATAAAAAAGAATGATCTTCAGTCTGATATTAAAAAGAAAGAAAATGAGATTAAAGCAATCGAAAAAAAGATTGATGACTTTATGAAACAAATTCTTTCATTGAACAAAGAAATTGAAGCGACAAATGCGAATATGAACAAAGTCATTGATAATATCAATCAAACGAATGAAGAGATTGATAAACTAAAAGAGTCGATTGCAGATTTGGAAAAGAAAATTGAAGAACGTGATGTCGTCCTTCGTGAGCGCGTCCGTGCTATGCAAGTAAAGGGGAGCAAAGTGAGTTACTTGGACGTCTTGCTTGGTGCTAATAGCTTCGCAGACTTCATCGACCGTTTTTCTGCTGTAACGACATTGATGGATGCCGACCGCGATATTATGCGTAGGCAACAGGAAGATATCGATCAGCTTGAAGTAGAGAAGGCGCTTGTTGAAAAGAAATTGGCAGAGTTGGAAGAAAGCAAGGCACAGTTGGAAAAATTGAAAGCTTCACTTGAGGCACAGAAAAAAGAGAAGAATAAATTGATTGACCAATTGGAAGCTGAACAGGAAAAGCTTTCACAGGAAAAGAAAGACCTTGAAGAAGAATACCATGATACGATTGAAATTGAGGCTGAGCTTGAAAAGGCAGTAATCGCGGAACAGAAACGTATTGCGGAATTAGCCCGTCAAGAAGAAGAGCGAAGACGGAAAGCTGCAGCAGCTGCGGCTGCGAAGAAACCGGGTTCATTGCCTAACGTGTCCAGTGGTTTTTGGACAAGACCGGCAAACGGTAGAGTCTCTTCACACTTCGGATGGCGAGTGCATCCGATATTCAAGACGAAACGTCAACATCGTGGGACTGACGTCGCCAATTCAGTTGGAACGCCAGTCGTGTCTGCAGCGGACGGAGTTGTTTCCTATGCAGGTCAAATGGGCGGGTATGGAAATGTGATCATGGTCACCCACTCATCGAATGGCAACATTTTCACAACAGTGTACGCGCATTTATCGAAAATCAATGTAAGTGTTGGACAAGTTGTCGATAAAGGTTCTCGCATCGGTGCACTCGGTAATTCCGGGAATTCAACAGGCCCACATCTTCATTTCGAAGTGCATGTCGGGAACTGGACAGCATCCGGTCCAAGTGCAGTAAATCCATTACGATATGTATCGTTTTAA
- the ftsX gene encoding permease-like cell division protein FtsX: MKARTLGRHLRESLKSLGRNSWMTFASVSAVTVTLLLVGVFIVIMMNLNQLADNLENDVEIKVIAEPAADAESVKQLEKEIKATSGVASVIYATRDEELDKMIKSFGDELNLYKQSNPLGDAFYVKATDPHRTAEIALKIDKYNNTYKVVYGEGKVEKLFNVLNLSRNIGMGLILALLFTAMFLISNTIRLTIVARGREIEIMKLVGATNSFVRIPFVLEGIWLGVLGSIIPMIVISVSYYELYQQWEPRLQNELFQLLNATPFIFQVNGLLLFMGIFIGVWGSFMSVRKFLRA, encoded by the coding sequence ATGAAAGCTAGGACATTGGGGCGACATCTTAGGGAAAGCCTTAAAAGCCTTGGACGTAACAGCTGGATGACCTTCGCCTCTGTCAGCGCAGTAACTGTCACACTTTTGTTAGTCGGGGTGTTCATCGTCATCATGATGAACTTGAACCAACTTGCCGATAACCTTGAGAATGACGTAGAAATTAAAGTAATTGCAGAACCTGCAGCAGATGCCGAATCGGTTAAACAGTTGGAAAAAGAGATCAAAGCAACCTCGGGAGTGGCAAGTGTTATTTATGCCACACGGGATGAAGAACTTGATAAGATGATTAAGTCTTTCGGAGATGAACTTAATTTATATAAGCAAAGCAACCCCCTTGGAGATGCGTTTTACGTCAAAGCGACGGACCCTCATAGAACTGCCGAGATTGCCTTGAAAATCGATAAATATAACAACACATATAAGGTCGTTTATGGGGAAGGAAAAGTTGAGAAGCTGTTCAACGTGCTTAATTTAAGCAGGAATATTGGAATGGGACTCATCCTTGCATTATTGTTCACTGCTATGTTCTTAATCTCAAATACAATCCGTCTTACCATTGTGGCAAGAGGTAGGGAAATCGAGATTATGAAATTGGTAGGTGCGACAAATAGTTTCGTGCGAATTCCATTCGTGTTGGAAGGAATTTGGCTTGGTGTTTTAGGTTCGATCATTCCGATGATCGTTATTTCTGTTTCGTATTATGAGCTGTACCAACAATGGGAGCCGAGATTACAAAACGAGCTTTTTCAATTATTGAACGCAACACCATTCATCTTCCAAGTAAATGGACTTCTTCTGTTCATGGGAATCTTTATCGGTGTATGGGGTAGTTTTATGTCTGTTCGTAAATTTCTTAGAGCCTAA
- the ftsE gene encoding cell division ATP-binding protein FtsE has protein sequence MIVMKDVYKKYPNGVVAANGINVEIGRGEFVYVVGPSGAGKSTFIKMMYREESPTKGDIIVNGINLATLRNKRVPYLRRQIGVVFQDFKLLPKLNVYENVAFALEVIEESPKQIRKKVNDVLALVGLTQKARMFPNELSGGEQQRVSIARSIVNVPKVVIADEPTGNLDPETSWEIMKIFEQINARGTTIVMATHNKEIVNTIRHRVLVVDGGMITRDEYEGVYGYES, from the coding sequence ATGATTGTGATGAAAGATGTATATAAAAAGTACCCAAATGGTGTCGTTGCGGCTAATGGCATAAATGTCGAAATCGGTCGTGGTGAGTTTGTTTACGTCGTCGGTCCAAGTGGGGCAGGTAAATCTACGTTCATCAAAATGATGTATAGAGAGGAAAGTCCTACGAAAGGCGACATAATCGTCAACGGCATTAACCTTGCAACATTAAGGAACAAACGGGTCCCTTATTTAAGAAGGCAGATTGGTGTCGTTTTCCAAGATTTTAAACTACTTCCGAAGTTGAATGTTTACGAGAATGTCGCTTTTGCCTTGGAAGTAATCGAGGAATCTCCAAAACAAATCCGAAAAAAAGTGAATGATGTTTTGGCGCTTGTCGGATTGACGCAAAAGGCCAGAATGTTTCCGAATGAATTATCAGGTGGAGAGCAGCAAAGGGTTTCCATTGCACGTTCCATCGTCAATGTACCAAAGGTCGTCATTGCGGACGAGCCTACAGGGAACTTGGACCCGGAAACTTCATGGGAAATCATGAAGATCTTTGAACAAATTAATGCAAGAGGCACGACAATTGTCATGGCCACGCATAATAAGGAAATTGTGAATACAATCAGACACCGTGTTCTTGTCGTCGATGGCGGGATGATCACGAGAGATGAATATGAAGGGGTTTACGGTTATGAAAGCTAG
- the cccB gene encoding cytochrome c551 — protein MKNKLLGVMFGAALVLGACGGGGNNASDNGNGSTADVDAEKVYQASCASCHGGNLEGRGTAPALANIGSELSEAEIRDIIENGTPNGMPGGLIKGEELDAVAKWLSEKK, from the coding sequence ATGAAGAACAAGCTTTTAGGAGTTATGTTTGGAGCAGCGCTTGTACTTGGTGCATGTGGCGGTGGTGGAAACAATGCAAGTGACAACGGCAATGGCAGTACTGCTGATGTAGATGCAGAAAAAGTTTACCAAGCAAGCTGCGCAAGCTGTCATGGTGGGAATCTCGAAGGACGCGGAACAGCCCCGGCTTTAGCGAATATCGGTTCTGAGTTATCAGAAGCTGAAATTCGTGACATTATCGAAAACGGTACACCAAACGGAATGCCTGGCGGTCTAATCAAAGGTGAAGAATTGGATGCCGTTGCAAAATGGCTATCTGAAAAGAAATAA
- the prfB gene encoding peptide chain release factor 2 (programmed frameshift), translated as MELSDVRNELDKTAKKLADFRGSLDLENKEARMQELDEIMLEPGFWDNQDSAQKVISESNALKATVGSFHELNDTQENLEMTLELLREEADEELQEELGKELKEFKKKMEDFDLQMLLSDEFDSSNAILEIHSGAGGTESQDWASMLLRMYTRWAEDQGYKVETLDYQAGDEAGVKSVTLSIKGHNAYGYLKAEKGVHRLVRISPFDSSGRRHTSFSSIEVMPEFDGDIDIEIRTEDLKIDTYRSSGAGGQHVNTTDSAVRITHIPTGAIVTCQTERSQIKNRERAMNLLKAKLYQLKVEEEEARLAEIRGEQKEIGWGSQIRSYVFHPYSMVKDHRTNEETGNVGAVMDGEIDLFINAYLRSKIS; from the exons ATCGAATTATCCGATGTTCGTAACGAACTCGACAAAACAGCTAAGAAATTAGCGGACTTCAGGGGGTCTCTT GACTTAGAAAACAAAGAGGCACGCATGCAAGAACTCGACGAAATCATGTTAGAACCAGGCTTCTGGGATAACCAGGATTCCGCACAAAAAGTCATCTCCGAATCAAACGCACTAAAAGCAACAGTCGGCTCATTCCATGAACTAAACGACACACAAGAAAACTTGGAAATGACACTCGAATTGCTCCGCGAAGAAGCTGACGAAGAACTCCAAGAAGAATTAGGAAAAGAACTGAAAGAATTCAAAAAGAAAATGGAAGACTTCGACCTGCAAATGCTCCTAAGCGACGAATTCGACAGCAGCAACGCCATCCTTGAAATCCACTCAGGAGCCGGCGGAACAGAATCACAAGACTGGGCTTCCATGCTGCTTCGCATGTATACACGCTGGGCAGAAGACCAAGGATACAAAGTGGAAACACTTGACTACCAAGCCGGCGATGAAGCAGGCGTAAAATCTGTCACATTGTCCATCAAAGGTCATAACGCATATGGGTACTTAAAAGCGGAAAAAGGCGTCCACCGTCTTGTCCGAATTTCACCATTCGACTCTTCAGGCCGTCGACACACATCCTTCTCGTCGATTGAAGTAATGCCTGAATTTGACGGCGATATCGACATCGAAATCAGAACGGAAGACTTGAAAATCGATACGTACCGTTCAAGCGGTGCGGGTGGTCAGCACGTCAATACGACGGACTCCGCTGTTCGTATCACACATATTCCGACTGGTGCAATCGTGACATGTCAAACGGAACGTTCACAAATTAAAAACCGTGAGCGCGCGATGAATCTCTTGAAAGCGAAACTTTACCAACTAAAAGTTGAAGAAGAAGAAGCTCGTTTGGCAGAAATCCGTGGAGAGCAAAAAGAAATCGGGTGGGGAAGCCAAATCCGTTCTTATGTATTCCATCCGTATTCCATGGTTAAAGACCACCGTACAAATGAGGAAACGGGTAACGTCGGAGCTGTCATGGACGGAGAAATCGACTTGTTCATCAATGCGTATTTACGTTCTAAAATTTCATAA
- the secA gene encoding preprotein translocase subunit SecA, translated as MLGVLNKMFDPNKRDLKRLEKIADNVESHAAEMEQLSDEQLKAKTAEFQDRVANGETLEQIQPETFAVVREASRRVLGMYPFRVQIMGAAALNEGNIAEMKTGEGKTLTSTLSVYLNALEGKGVHVVTVNEYLASRDATEMGELFEFLGLTVGLNLNSLSKEEKREAYAADITYTTNNELGFDYLRDNMVLYEEHKVQRPLHYAVIDEVDSILIDEARTPLIISGQAAKSAELYRLANRFVITLKKDEDYSYDESTKGVVLTESGVDKAEKAFGIENLFDLQHVTLNHAINQSLKAHASMHIDVDYVVQEGEVVIVDSFTGRLMSGRRYSDGLHQAIEAKEGLEVQNETMTLATITFQNFFRMYDKLSGMTGTAKTEEEEFRNIYNMNVIAIPTNRPIARDDRPDLIYASMDGKYKAVAEDIRERHKKGQPVLVGTVAIETSEIISNFLKKYGIPHNVLNAKNHGREADIILEAGQKGAVTIATNMAGRGTDIKLGEGVKELGGLAVIGTERHESRRIDNQLRGRSGRQGDPGVTQFYLSLEDELMRRFGSEQMKGMMTKLGMDDTTPIQSKMVSRSVESAQKRVEGNNFDSRKRLLQYDDVLRQQREIIYKERNEVLASENIREILEGMLSNVIDRVIAMHAPDEKDAEWNLKGLEDFLGANLLPEGRVTAAQMEGKSAEELKTLIHDAVIERYNEKEGEMSEDRMREFEKVVLLRAIDSKWTDHIDAMDQLRHGIHLRAYGQTDPLREYQAEGFSMFEDMVTAIENDASKYVMKAEIRNNLEREEVAKGQAVNPKEDGEKVTKKPVRRAVNIGRNDPCPCGSGKKYKNCHGKG; from the coding sequence ATGCTTGGCGTATTGAATAAAATGTTTGATCCGAATAAACGAGACTTAAAACGACTTGAAAAAATTGCAGATAACGTTGAATCCCATGCTGCGGAAATGGAACAACTTTCCGACGAGCAGTTAAAAGCAAAAACAGCAGAATTCCAAGACCGTGTCGCAAACGGTGAAACACTCGAACAAATCCAACCAGAAACCTTTGCAGTCGTCCGTGAAGCTTCACGACGCGTCCTTGGCATGTATCCATTCCGTGTACAAATCATGGGTGCTGCCGCGCTGAACGAAGGAAATATCGCGGAGATGAAAACCGGTGAAGGTAAAACATTGACTTCAACACTCTCCGTTTATTTAAACGCACTTGAAGGAAAAGGCGTCCATGTCGTAACGGTGAACGAATACCTCGCAAGCCGTGACGCGACTGAAATGGGCGAGCTATTTGAATTCCTTGGACTAACTGTAGGCTTGAACTTGAACAGCTTGTCAAAAGAGGAAAAGCGTGAAGCATATGCTGCTGACATTACGTATACAACGAATAATGAGCTTGGATTCGATTACTTACGTGACAATATGGTTTTGTATGAAGAACATAAAGTTCAACGGCCGCTCCATTATGCGGTCATTGACGAGGTTGACTCGATCTTGATCGATGAAGCGCGTACGCCTTTGATCATTTCCGGACAGGCGGCTAAATCGGCCGAGCTTTACCGTTTAGCTAACCGTTTTGTCATAACGTTGAAAAAAGATGAGGACTATTCCTATGACGAATCAACGAAGGGCGTCGTACTGACGGAATCCGGCGTTGATAAAGCCGAAAAAGCTTTCGGCATCGAAAACTTGTTTGATTTGCAACATGTTACGTTAAACCATGCAATCAACCAATCATTGAAAGCCCATGCAAGTATGCATATTGACGTCGATTATGTCGTTCAAGAGGGCGAAGTCGTTATCGTCGACTCATTCACGGGTCGTTTGATGAGCGGTCGCCGTTACAGTGATGGTCTGCATCAGGCAATCGAAGCGAAGGAAGGCTTGGAAGTTCAAAATGAAACGATGACGCTTGCTACAATCACGTTCCAGAACTTCTTCAGAATGTATGACAAACTCTCCGGGATGACCGGTACTGCAAAAACGGAAGAAGAAGAGTTCCGTAATATTTACAATATGAATGTCATTGCCATTCCGACGAACCGACCAATCGCCCGTGATGACCGTCCGGATTTGATCTATGCATCGATGGATGGGAAATACAAGGCGGTTGCTGAGGATATTCGGGAGCGCCATAAAAAAGGGCAACCGGTACTTGTTGGTACAGTGGCGATCGAAACATCAGAAATCATCTCGAATTTCTTGAAGAAATACGGCATTCCACATAATGTATTGAATGCGAAAAACCATGGCCGTGAAGCGGATATCATTTTGGAAGCTGGACAGAAAGGCGCCGTTACAATTGCGACGAACATGGCTGGTCGTGGTACGGACATCAAGCTTGGAGAAGGTGTTAAAGAGCTTGGTGGACTCGCAGTTATCGGTACGGAGCGACATGAATCACGCCGGATCGACAACCAGCTCCGTGGTCGTTCAGGACGTCAAGGTGATCCAGGTGTAACCCAGTTCTACCTTTCCCTTGAAGATGAACTGATGCGCCGTTTCGGCTCAGAGCAGATGAAAGGCATGATGACGAAGCTTGGTATGGACGATACAACGCCGATCCAATCGAAAATGGTATCGCGTTCAGTTGAATCTGCCCAAAAACGCGTCGAGGGGAATAACTTCGATTCCCGGAAACGTTTGCTGCAATATGATGATGTATTACGTCAACAACGTGAAATCATCTATAAAGAACGTAATGAAGTTCTTGCATCCGAAAACATCCGTGAAATCCTTGAAGGCATGCTATCAAACGTCATCGATCGTGTCATTGCAATGCATGCACCGGATGAAAAAGATGCTGAATGGAATCTCAAAGGCCTTGAAGATTTCCTTGGAGCAAACCTTTTACCAGAAGGTCGCGTGACTGCCGCTCAAATGGAAGGAAAATCTGCGGAAGAATTGAAAACTTTAATTCACGATGCAGTCATCGAGCGATATAATGAGAAGGAAGGCGAAATGTCCGAAGACCGCATGCGTGAATTCGAGAAAGTCGTCCTACTCCGTGCAATCGATTCAAAATGGACCGACCATATCGATGCAATGGACCAACTACGTCACGGAATCCACCTGCGCGCCTACGGTCAAACCGACCCACTTCGCGAATACCAGGCTGAAGGCTTCTCCATGTTCGAAGATATGGTAACAGCAATCGAAAACGATGCATCCAAATACGTCATGAAAGCCGAAATCCGCAACAACCTTGAGCGTGAAGAAGTTGCAAAAGGCCAGGCCGTCAATCCAAAAGAAGACGGCGAAAAAGTAACAAAAAAACCCGTCCGCCGCGCAGTCAACATCGGCCGCAACGACCCATGCCCATGCGGAAGCGGCAAAAAGTACAAAAACTGCCACGGCAAAGGCTGA
- the raiA gene encoding ribosome-associated translation inhibitor RaiA, translating into MLDFNIRGENLEVTPAIREYVEKKVLKLERYFTEGANATANVNLKVYNDRQTKVEITIPMKNLTLRAEERHEDMYAAIDLIVDKLERQIRKYKTKVNRKFREKEGVAAFLQSVGKEKNNNEEESLNEDFEFQIVRTKQFDLKPMDQEEAILQMNMLGHNFFIFTDSESEDTHIVYKRKDGKYGLIETN; encoded by the coding sequence ATGTTAGACTTTAACATCCGAGGGGAAAACCTAGAGGTAACTCCAGCAATTCGAGAGTACGTCGAGAAAAAAGTACTTAAGCTCGAAAGATATTTCACAGAAGGCGCAAACGCAACTGCTAATGTCAATTTGAAAGTGTATAATGACAGACAGACAAAAGTGGAAATCACAATTCCTATGAAAAACTTGACACTCCGTGCTGAAGAACGGCACGAAGATATGTACGCTGCAATCGACTTGATCGTAGACAAATTAGAACGTCAAATTAGAAAATACAAAACAAAAGTAAACCGTAAATTCCGCGAAAAAGAAGGCGTAGCCGCATTCTTGCAATCCGTCGGAAAAGAGAAAAACAACAACGAAGAAGAATCTTTGAATGAAGACTTCGAGTTCCAAATCGTCCGTACAAAACAATTCGACTTGAAACCGATGGACCAAGAAGAAGCAATTCTCCAAATGAACATGCTTGGACATAATTTCTTCATCTTCACTGATTCTGAATCAGAAGATACTCATATCGTTTACAAACGAAAAGACGGGAAATACGGTTTGATCGAAACAAACTAA
- a CDS encoding PilZ domain-containing protein, translating into MQYKRHDYFRHSFDKPLSATFRILVEGSSNESNPGNCMLLDISTGGTKLVSSLDIPTDTGPVRLRLNFVLYEANINVVGEIVWKRRGIDGIRYGIKFTEDASTEKLILDELKLRRRTEIGVAAERKD; encoded by the coding sequence ATGCAATATAAACGTCATGATTATTTCAGGCATTCATTCGACAAGCCCCTATCAGCAACGTTTCGCATCTTAGTCGAGGGATCATCGAATGAATCCAATCCAGGCAATTGTATGCTTTTGGATATCAGTACTGGCGGTACGAAGCTTGTTTCAAGTTTAGATATACCGACAGACACTGGGCCAGTACGCCTGCGACTTAACTTCGTGCTTTATGAAGCGAATATTAATGTCGTCGGAGAAATAGTATGGAAAAGGCGCGGTATCGATGGAATCCGTTACGGCATTAAATTTACCGAAGACGCTTCAACTGAAAAACTGATTCTTGATGAACTAAAGCTGCGCAGGCGGACCGAAATCGGAGTGGCTGCTGAAAGAAAAGACTAA